A genomic region of Fundulus heteroclitus isolate FHET01 chromosome 24, MU-UCD_Fhet_4.1, whole genome shotgun sequence contains the following coding sequences:
- the ccnt2b gene encoding cyclin-T2b isoform X1 yields MAVHRGPSTKWLFTREQLESTPSRRCGIEADKELSYRQQAANLIQDIGQRLNVSQLIINTAIVYMHRFYMIHSFTKFHRNIISQTTLFLAAKVEEQPRKLEHVIKIAHAFINPQEPVPDSKSSAFQLLAQELVALETIVLQTLGFEITVDHPHTDVVRCSQLVRASKDLAQTSYFMATNSLHLTTFCLQYRPTVVACVCIHLACKWSNWEIPVSTDGKHWWEYVDRTVTLQLLDELTHEFLQILERTPSKLKRIRNWRAIQAAKKPKTEGSTVESAFQGTSLDGLPGVTNSFFPSTSNSSDMSALSSIAGPYPMYQQLSEQFSQPAHSDFTLVKHKHKAAAGSSSEHEPLGVSAATFSRPQKVLTLEKYRVKQAGELALQNGVKEELGAEAYAPPAASSHHHKRRSQQQAGQSGDGRREKASSKKPRLTSAYAENGSVSGEEFKMRIKVSSDQGGTLSGKDKHKEHSGHRHSKHGHSHSYSLAGNSRAAADGASFSVRAPGGHYNDGSSSSSSRKRQHGDGHNNHHHHSSKSSRSSKGGLASAHYSSDGGQRAMELQGHDGTNGVLLSNGQHTDYKNTFDMLDSLLSAQGMNL; encoded by the exons TCCAGGACATCGGCCAGAGACTCAACGT CTCGCAACTCATCATCAACACCGCTATAGTTTATATGCATAGGTTTTATATGATCCACTCCTTCACCAAATTCCACAGAAAC ATCATCTCCCAGACCACGTTGTTCCTGGCGGCCAAGGTTGAGGAGCAGCCCAGGAAGCTGGAGCACGTGATCAAAATAGCCCATGCCTTCATTAACCCGCAGGAGCCGGTCCCTGACTCTAAAAGCAGC gCATTCCAGCTGCTGGCACAAGAGCTTGTAGCCCTGGAAACAATAGTGCTGCAAACGCTGG GTTTTGAAATTACAGTTGATCATCCTCACACAGATGTTGTAAGGTGTTCCCAGCTAGTGCGAG caaGCAAGGATTTGGCACAGACTTCCTATTTCATGGCTACCAACAG TTTGCACCTCACCACCTTCTGCCTGCAGTACAGGCCAACGGTCGTTGCATGTGTCTGCATCCACCTGGCCTGTAAGTGGTCCAACTGGGAGATCCCGGTGTCCACAGATGGGAAACACTGGTGGGAGTACGTGGACCGCACCGTGACGCTACAGCTGCTAGATG AGCTCACCCACGAGTTCCTTCAGATTCTGGAGAGGACGCCCAGCAAGCTGAAGAGGATACGAAACTGGAGG GCCATTCAAGCAGCAAAGAAACCAAAGACAGAAGGCTCGACTGTGGAGAGTGCCTTCCAGGGGACGTCTTTAGACGGCCTCCCTGGCGTTACCAACTCCTTCTTCCCCTCCACATCAAACTCTTCAGACATGTCCGCCCTGAGCTCCATTGCGGGCCCTTACCCCATGTACCAGCAGCTCAGCGAGCAGTTCTCACAGCCGGCCCACTCGGACTTCACGCTggtcaaacacaaacacaaagctgCGGCCGGGTCGAGCAGCGAGCACGAGCCGCTGGGCGTGAGCGCCGCCACTTTTTCCCGGCCGCAGAAAGTCTTGACTCTGGAGAAGTACCGAGTGAAACAAGCGGGAGAGCTGGCCTTGCAGAACGGCGTGAAGGAGGAGCTGGGCGCTGAGGCCTACGCTCCTCCAGCCGCCTCCTCCCACCACCACAAGAGACGCTCTCAGCAGCAGGCCGGCCAGTCGGGCGACGGCCGGCGGGAGAAGGCCAGCTCCAAAAAGCCGCGGCTCACCTCTGCCTACGCCGAGAACGGCTCCGTCAGCGGCGAGGAGTTCAAAATGAGGATCAAGGTTTCGTCGGATCAGGGCGGGACTCTGTCCGGCAAGGACAAGCACAAAGAGCACAGCGGACACCGCCACTCCAAACACGGCCACTCCCACTCGTATTCGCTGGCCGGGAACAGCAGGGCGGCGGCAGACGGCGCGTCCTTCTCTGTGCGGGCCCCCGGCGGCCACTACAACGACGGGAGCTCCTCCAGCTCGTCCCGGAAGAGGCAGCACGGCGACGGCCacaacaaccaccaccaccactcctCCAAGAGCAGCAGGTCGTCCAAAGGAGGCCTGGCCTCGGCTCACTACTCGTCAGACGGCGGCCAGAGAGCGATGGAGCTGCAGGGCCACGACGGGACGAACGGCGTGCTGCTGTCCAACGGCCAACACACTGACTACAAAAACACTTTTGACATGCTGGACTCTTTACTAAGTGCCCAAGGAATGAACTTGTAA